In the genome of Calditrichota bacterium, the window GCAGGATATCTTCCTGGCTTGCCTTGACACGGATTTCTCCCTGTAAATATTTTTGCGAGGGATTTAAGTCCCCCCAAAACATGTCACAGAGGTTCTCGCTGGTTGTCGTAACAATTATGTCCGGATTTTCGATGGGAACAGCACTAAACGAAACGATTTCTCCATTTACGACGTCCATTGAAAAAACATCCCCTGTATCTTCTGCAACAAAATTTAGTTTGCGGGTCCAATTGCGCTGCATTTTTCGAAGGCGTTTGTTGTCGTTGCATTGAACCTGATAATCTGCCAGAGCTTCGAGGATTTCTTCCTTGCTTGCCATGATTCCTCCTCAGATTTTAAAATGTCCGGTTGAAAAAATAGAGTGAAAAGATTTAATCATTTACACCAATTCCTTTTTCGCGGGAAAGTTCGTGCATGGAATCGCTCAGCGCATTCAGCACGGTATCGACTTCCTCTTCCTGAATAACCAGCGGCGGCATCAGGCGCATCACACTGGGATCGTTGCCGGTGTAAATGGCCATAATATTTCGATCGGCCAATTTTCGGCTCATTCTTGGCCCGATAGATTCGTTGGTGTATTGGAGTCCCATCATAAGTCCCTTTTGCCGAACCTCCAATAGAAAATCGGGGTAGAGCTTCAGGAGTTCGTCAAAGCCTTTTTGAAAACGTTCTCCCATTTTAGCGGCATGTTCAACCAGGTGATTTTTTTGAATGTATTCGATGGTTGCCAGTCCAACCAGGCATCCCAGATCGGAACCTCCAAATGTGGACAGGTGAATGAAGGGGTTCATCAGAAAAAAGTCGTTGAGTTCTTCCTTGAAAATGGTGGCCGAAATGGGGTAAATGCCGCCGCTGAGGGATTTGGCCACGGTCATGATGTCCGGGACTACGCCCCAGTGTTCGCTGGCAAACATTTTGCCCGTGCGTCCGAATCCGGTTTGGATTTCGTCCAGAATCAAGAGGGTTTCATTCTCATCGCAAAGGTTCCGTATGTTCTGTAAATATCCATCGGGTGCAATGTGGATGCCGCCCTCTCCCTGGACAGGTTCAAGAATAATAGCGGCGGTGTCATCTGTAATGGCATTTTTAATCGCGTCAAAATCACCAAAGGGGACCATTTTAAAGCCCGGAATAAGGGGCTCAAAAGGTTCTCGGTAGGCCTTTTTTCCGATCGCCGAAAGGGCAAATCCGGTATGCCCGTGATAGGCCTTTTCCATGTAAATAACTTCTTTGCGCATGGTGTAGCCTCTGGCCAGTTTAAGG includes:
- a CDS encoding sterol carrier protein, which codes for MASKEEILEALADYQVQCNDNKRLRKMQRNWTRKLNFVAEDTGDVFSMDVVNGEIVSFSAVPIENPDIIVTTTSENLCDMFWGDLNPSQKYLQGEIRVKASQEDILRLDAISMIIWPDD
- a CDS encoding aspartate aminotransferase family protein produces the protein MKNQEDIKKEALRDFSTYINSMKVRTLKNAGLDVIEEKRDGASIWDMTGKRYIDCQTGSGIMNVGRHNKEIAQALKDALDTYDIGVFLWASKQKADLAKKLAEITPGDLKVSIFGVGGGEAIDAALKLARGYTMRKEVIYMEKAYHGHTGFALSAIGKKAYREPFEPLIPGFKMVPFGDFDAIKNAITDDTAAIILEPVQGEGGIHIAPDGYLQNIRNLCDENETLLILDEIQTGFGRTGKMFASEHWGVVPDIMTVAKSLSGGIYPISATIFKEELNDFFLMNPFIHLSTFGGSDLGCLVGLATIEYIQKNHLVEHAAKMGERFQKGFDELLKLYPDFLLEVRQKGLMMGLQYTNESIGPRMSRKLADRNIMAIYTGNDPSVMRLMPPLVIQEEEVDTVLNALSDSMHELSREKGIGVND